The genome window GTAAGCGTCGTCGGCCTAGACATCTACGCCTACAGCCAACACCTCGAACAGGAGCGTGCAGCAGAAGTCAGCGGAACTACTTTAACCACAGAGGAGTATCATTCACTCCTTCCAATTCACAATTATCAACGAAACCGGATCTTAACCTTCGTCGCACCCGACGTAGTCGATCCGGAAGGCACCGGCGCAAGCTGGAACGCCAAACAAGCAAAAATATCTGCCGCCACAGGTGGTCTAGCCGGCAAGGGCCTGTTCAAAGGAACACAAGCCCAACTCGGCTACCTCCCACAAGCGGTGGCACACAACGACTTTATTTTCTCCGTAATTGCGGAGGAAACAGGCTTTCTTGGAAGCGCGTTCGTCGTCGGACTCTTTTGTCTGATGGTCGCCAACGGCATACGTATTGCCGGACTCGCAAGAGATCGATTTGGAATGCAACTGGCCATCGGCGTCAGTGTGCTGTTCCTCGTCCACTTCTTCATCAACATTGGCATGACTATCGGCATTACTCCGATTACAGGACTCCCGCTTCCGTTTTTAAGTTACGGAGGCTCCTTTGTTCTGAGCTGTTTTATTCTGCAAGGATTAGTGCAAAGTGTTTATCGATACAGAAAGGATTATACATGATCCCACTGACGATACACACAGGCACTCACCTGCAGCAGCCATCAGAGCATCGGATCCCCACTCCAACCAGGGACACCCAATACCAATGCCAGATTCAAACACTGAAAATTCCGATTCACAATTCACCGAAGAACTCACCTCTGCCCCAGTAGAAAAAAAGGCAAAGCGAATTGACCACAAAGAACTCAAAGACGACGCAGCAAAACGAGCAAAGAAGCAGCCATTGGTGACACGCATCATCAAGGCGATTAAGAAAGAAAAGAAGTCTTATTCAGAGCTGATCATCAACTCTGAGCCGCTCGAAAAGCGCGTTGCCCTTCTTAAGGACGGCGTCTTAGAGAAATTCGAAGTCGAGCGCACCGGTGAAGCACGCGAAGTGGGCGCCATCTTCAAAGGCCGTATCCAGAATCTCGAAGCCGGCCTCAAAGCCGCGTTCGTCGATATTGGTGAGCCGAAAAATGCCTTCTTGCACTACTGGGACATCCTCCCTGCAGCCAACGACAGTGGCATCGAAATCGTTCGCGACAACAAGACAGAGAAGCAACGTAACCGCGAGAAGGAGAAGGTCTCCATCAAAGACATTCCGAAGCTCTACCCAATCGGTAGCGAAATCGTCGTGCAAATCACCAAGGGCCAAATCGGCACCAAGGGCCCACGCACCACAACGAACATCGCACTTCCAGGGCGCTTCCTAGTGCTCATGCCCTATGCAGGCACGCTCGGCATCTCTCGCAAGATCGACGACCGCAAAGAGCGCAGCCGCCTGAAAGGCATCCTCCGCGACCTGACGCTCCCCGAAGGCATGGGTCTGATCATCCGCACCGCAGGTGAAGGTAAAAAGGCACGCTTCTTCATTCGCGACCTGCACATTCTACTCAAACGCTGGGAGGTCATCAATCAGCGCATGGAAGCGACCAACAAACCAGGTTGCCTCTACGTCGAGCCAGACATCGTCGGCCGCACCGTGCGCGACTTCCTTACTGAAGACATCGACCGCGTCATGGTCGACAAGAAGCAAGATCACGAGGATATCATTGCCGAGGTCACCACCATTTCCCCGCGCTCTAAGTCTAAGATTCACATCTTTGACGAAGACATCCCCGTCTTCGAGCGCTTCAATATTGAGCGCCAAATCGAGCAGACCTACATGCGCTGCGTGCCACTACCAGGTGGCGGCGAAATCGTGATCGAAGAGACCGAAGCGTTGATCTCGATCGATGTGAACACCGGCTCTCATAAGAATAAGAACAAGGACGGCAAAGACTTCATCACACAGGTGAATCTCGAAGCGGCCACCGAGATCGCGCGCCAACTACGCCTACGTAACATCGGCGGACTCATCATCCTCGACTTCATCGACATGAAGGCGAAGAAGGATCGCAACGCCGTGCTCAACCGCATGCGCCGTGAGATGCAGGAAGACAAAGCGAAGAATCACATCCTCGCGATCTCCACGCTCGGCATCATGCAGATGACACGCCAGCGCCACTCGGAGAGTCACTCCAGCGGCATCTACACCGACTGCCCGTATTGCCACGGTCGCGGCTCGGTCAAATCGTCCCGCACAATGAGTGTCGAGATTCAGCGCCGCATTATCAGCATCATCCGCCACATTCGTGCGCGCGATGGCCACGATAAGGAAATCAACCTCCGCGTGCTACTCAACCCCTCAAACTTGGAACGCCTTCGTAACGAAGACGAAGACCTCCTATTGGGCATCGAAGAATCCTATGGAGCGCGCCTCTCCTTCCGCGCAGATCCGATCTACCACGTCGAGAACTTCAAGATCCTCGACGTCGAGACCGGACAAGAACAACGCTAGTCGCTGCGCGACTCGCGAACGTTGAACATCCAACTTTGAACGCTGAACGTCGAATACATACTGTTAAAAAGCAACATTCGACGTTCAGCATTCGAAGTGGCGCACGATCCGCTTCTCTTCGTAAACCATGAAGATACTAACAGCTTTCGATAAATTCAAAGATTCTATGACCGCAGCAACTGCCTGCGAGGCCGCCGCCTATGGGGCACAGGATGCACTGGGGGCAAGCGCTCAAATCACGCAAGCGCCGCTCACCGACGGGGGCGAAGGCTTCTGCAGCATACTCACGAATGCCGCCGACGGCTTCATCGAACAGCATACCGTTTGTGGCCCGCTCGGCGCAGACCTCGAAGCACCGCTAGGCTGGGTGCAGAGCGACTCGCTCCCCGAAGCGGTGCGCCACATTTTCCAGCTCGAACAGGGCAAGGTCGCGATCATCGAAATGGCAGCGGCGGCTGGC of Lentimonas sp. CC4 contains these proteins:
- a CDS encoding FtsW/RodA/SpoVE family cell cycle protein, coding for MSIYRRIFSKKNQSMMHPDDGRRIDWISPACILLLCGVSILFIYSAQYTHGGGDWKKQLFWVALGLSTYSIVSLINYKVFLGYAHFIYAAGIFGLLLATKISPISVEMMGARRWIDVGVTIVQPTEGAKIGTLIMIASILARSELGSVRDSLLVLTKVAVVFLIPMLLIFLQPDLGSSLVFPPMIFALLYVSRLSEKFFVSAFALFAVAVSVVGLDIYAYSQHLEQERAAEVSGTTLTTEEYHSLLPIHNYQRNRILTFVAPDVVDPEGTGASWNAKQAKISAATGGLAGKGLFKGTQAQLGYLPQAVAHNDFIFSVIAEETGFLGSAFVVGLFCLMVANGIRIAGLARDRFGMQLAIGVSVLFLVHFFINIGMTIGITPITGLPLPFLSYGGSFVLSCFILQGLVQSVYRYRKDYT
- a CDS encoding Rne/Rng family ribonuclease, whose amino-acid sequence is MPDSNTENSDSQFTEELTSAPVEKKAKRIDHKELKDDAAKRAKKQPLVTRIIKAIKKEKKSYSELIINSEPLEKRVALLKDGVLEKFEVERTGEAREVGAIFKGRIQNLEAGLKAAFVDIGEPKNAFLHYWDILPAANDSGIEIVRDNKTEKQRNREKEKVSIKDIPKLYPIGSEIVVQITKGQIGTKGPRTTTNIALPGRFLVLMPYAGTLGISRKIDDRKERSRLKGILRDLTLPEGMGLIIRTAGEGKKARFFIRDLHILLKRWEVINQRMEATNKPGCLYVEPDIVGRTVRDFLTEDIDRVMVDKKQDHEDIIAEVTTISPRSKSKIHIFDEDIPVFERFNIERQIEQTYMRCVPLPGGGEIVIEETEALISIDVNTGSHKNKNKDGKDFITQVNLEAATEIARQLRLRNIGGLIILDFIDMKAKKDRNAVLNRMRREMQEDKAKNHILAISTLGIMQMTRQRHSESHSSGIYTDCPYCHGRGSVKSSRTMSVEIQRRIISIIRHIRARDGHDKEINLRVLLNPSNLERLRNEDEDLLLGIEESYGARLSFRADPIYHVENFKILDVETGQEQR